In Streptomyces hawaiiensis, one genomic interval encodes:
- a CDS encoding sugar ABC transporter ATP-binding protein: protein MTHPSTTGPAPVLALKDVSKSFGAVRALRDVSLELFPGEVHALAGENGAGKSTLIKTLAGVHRPDAGQVLLDGAPVAFHGPGDARDAGIAVIYQEPTLFPDLSIAENIYMGRQPRRALGRIDHKATHNATAALMERLGVELDPDRPARGLSIADQQIVEIAKALSFDARVLIMDEPTAALTGSEVARLFGVVRTLRDQGAAVLFISHRLEEIFEICRRVTTLRDGAWIASEPLEDMTEDDLVRRMVGRDLDELYPKQEVEPGEVALSVRRLTREGVFTDVSFDVRHGEIVGLAGLVGAGRTEVARAVFGIDRWDAGEVSVQGKALVNGAPSTAMAAGLALVPEDRRAQGLVMDMSIERNIGLTGLRTTVKAGLMDRGAERSRSLDWAVRLQVKYARIADTVNTLSGGNQQKVVLAKWLATGPKVLIVDEPTRGIDVGTKAEVHRLLSQLAADGVAVLMISSDLPEILGMADRVLVMHEGRLTAEIPRSDATEETVMAAATGRAAA, encoded by the coding sequence ATGACCCACCCGTCCACCACGGGTCCGGCCCCGGTTCTCGCACTGAAGGACGTCTCCAAGTCCTTCGGCGCGGTCCGCGCACTGCGGGACGTCTCCCTGGAGCTGTTCCCCGGGGAGGTGCACGCACTCGCCGGCGAGAACGGTGCCGGCAAGTCCACCCTCATCAAGACCCTTGCCGGGGTGCACCGCCCGGACGCCGGCCAGGTGCTGCTCGACGGTGCGCCCGTCGCCTTCCACGGACCCGGCGACGCCCGCGACGCCGGTATCGCCGTGATCTACCAGGAGCCCACGCTCTTCCCCGACCTGTCGATCGCCGAGAACATCTACATGGGCCGCCAGCCGCGCCGCGCCCTCGGCCGGATCGACCACAAGGCCACGCACAACGCGACCGCCGCCCTGATGGAGCGCCTCGGGGTGGAACTCGACCCCGACCGGCCCGCCCGCGGTCTGTCCATCGCCGACCAGCAGATCGTCGAGATCGCCAAGGCCCTCTCCTTCGACGCCCGCGTCCTGATCATGGACGAACCGACCGCCGCCCTCACCGGCAGCGAGGTCGCCCGCCTCTTCGGCGTCGTGCGCACTCTGCGCGACCAGGGCGCCGCCGTGCTGTTCATCTCCCACCGGCTGGAGGAGATCTTCGAGATCTGCCGGCGGGTCACCACCCTGCGCGACGGAGCCTGGATCGCCAGCGAGCCGCTGGAGGACATGACCGAGGACGACCTCGTGCGCCGCATGGTCGGCCGCGACCTCGACGAGCTGTACCCCAAGCAGGAGGTCGAGCCGGGCGAGGTCGCCCTGAGCGTGCGCCGGCTGACCCGCGAGGGTGTCTTCACCGACGTCTCCTTCGACGTCCGGCACGGCGAGATCGTCGGCCTGGCCGGACTGGTCGGCGCCGGGCGCACGGAGGTCGCCCGGGCCGTGTTCGGCATCGACCGCTGGGACGCCGGCGAGGTGAGCGTCCAGGGCAAGGCCCTGGTCAACGGAGCGCCCTCCACCGCCATGGCCGCCGGGCTCGCCCTGGTCCCCGAGGACCGGCGCGCCCAGGGCTTGGTGATGGACATGTCCATCGAACGGAACATCGGGCTCACCGGGCTCCGTACGACGGTGAAGGCCGGGCTCATGGACCGCGGCGCCGAGCGCAGCCGCTCCCTCGACTGGGCCGTCAGGCTCCAGGTCAAGTACGCCCGGATCGCCGACACCGTCAACACCCTGTCCGGCGGCAACCAGCAGAAGGTCGTGCTCGCCAAGTGGCTGGCCACCGGCCCGAAGGTGCTGATCGTCGACGAGCCGACCCGGGGCATCGACGTCGGCACCAAGGCCGAGGTGCACCGGCTGCTGTCGCAGCTGGCCGCCGACGGCGTGGCCGTACTGATGATCTCCTCCGACCTGCCCGAGATCCTCGGCATGGCCGACCGCGTGCTGGTGATGCACGAGGGCCGGCTCACCGCCGAGATCCCACGCTCCGACGCCACCGAGGAAACCGTGATGGCCGCAGCCACCGGGAGGGCCGCCGCATGA
- a CDS encoding ABC transporter permease: MTVVTPQEAPVADVPKSSGTRLVDRVFKMRELAILLVFLVMIGVTQAGNSEFLSEQGIKDLLLNATILVLVATGQSLVVITRNVDLSVGSTLGISAFAAGIYLQGGGNPVVAIALAVLLGIGFGLLNGLLVSLGQVPALVVTLGTLYIIRGIDSIWVGSRQITAADLPGGFVDFGSGGISAVPYLALIALAVLIATAYYLKHFASGRELYALGSNPEAARLAGIPVRKRTLAAYTFCGALAGLAGAMYLARFGNVDSGTGSGYELTVVSAVVVGGVVFTGGSGSVYGAALGALLLTSINSVLPALGVSSVWVLAINGILLILAIAVDRVVALRVASALKKRNARHG; encoded by the coding sequence ATGACGGTCGTCACTCCGCAAGAAGCCCCCGTGGCCGATGTGCCCAAGTCGAGCGGCACCCGGCTGGTCGACCGCGTCTTCAAGATGCGCGAACTGGCCATCCTGCTCGTCTTCCTGGTGATGATCGGCGTCACCCAGGCGGGCAACAGCGAGTTCCTGTCCGAACAGGGCATCAAGGACCTGCTGCTGAACGCGACGATCCTGGTCCTGGTGGCCACCGGCCAGTCCCTCGTCGTCATCACCCGCAACGTCGACCTGTCCGTCGGATCCACGCTCGGCATCAGCGCCTTCGCCGCCGGCATCTATCTCCAGGGCGGCGGCAACCCCGTCGTGGCGATCGCGCTGGCCGTGCTGCTCGGCATCGGCTTCGGACTGCTGAACGGACTGCTCGTCAGTCTCGGCCAGGTGCCCGCGCTCGTCGTCACCCTCGGCACGCTGTACATCATCCGCGGCATCGACTCCATCTGGGTCGGCTCCCGCCAGATCACCGCGGCCGATCTGCCCGGCGGATTCGTCGACTTCGGCTCCGGCGGCATCTCGGCGGTGCCGTACCTGGCGCTGATCGCGCTGGCCGTGCTCATCGCCACCGCCTACTACCTCAAGCACTTCGCCAGCGGCCGCGAGCTGTACGCGCTCGGCTCCAACCCCGAGGCCGCCCGCCTCGCCGGCATCCCCGTCCGCAAGCGGACCCTCGCCGCCTACACCTTCTGCGGCGCCCTCGCCGGACTCGCCGGCGCGATGTACCTCGCCCGGTTCGGCAACGTCGACTCCGGCACCGGCAGCGGCTACGAACTGACCGTCGTCAGCGCGGTCGTGGTCGGCGGCGTCGTCTTCACCGGCGGCTCCGGCAGCGTCTACGGCGCGGCCCTCGGCGCGCTGCTGCTGACCTCCATCAACAGCGTGCTGCCCGCCCTCGGCGTCAGCTCCGTCTGGGTGCTCGCCATCAACGGCATCCTGCTCATCCTCGCGATCGCGGTCGACCGGGTCGTCGCGCTGCGCGTGGCCTCCGCCCTGAAGAAGAGGAACGCCCGCCATGGCTGA